In Salvia miltiorrhiza cultivar Shanhuang (shh) chromosome 4, IMPLAD_Smil_shh, whole genome shotgun sequence, the DNA window GATAAGGGATCAAAGAGCTATCAGGCTGGCTGGGCTTGCTCTCTAATTTGCAATTTGGACTTTCTAAGTGATTTGTTacaacaaataataaattttgaaaaacttatTGGATCTTATAGTGATTTTCTGATAATTTTGCTGCAGCTATCAGAAGGATTCATTTTGGAGAAAATGTCATCTCCCTTGGGCGTTCTTTTGATCATTTTTGAGTCTCGACCTGATGCACTTGTGCAGGTAAATTACAGCAAAAGCTTTCCTATGTGGCTCTTCTGTGTGCATAAGTGACTGCCAGTGTGCTTCATTGGATTTACTGCTCTGCTGAATTTGAAATAAGTTTCAATCACTCACATTGTTAatgagtatttatttttaatctttttcttttctctcttgaTTTTTCAATGTAATTTTGCTACCTATGTTATTGACTCTAAAAGTCTTTCTTCCCAGTACTGATTCTTTAGTCATTTTTAACTTCATAGACTATTTCCACCTCATGTTCACGATCAGGTTTTCAAGATTCCCTGTTTTAGGCCTTCGTCTGATCTGCAAATTATCTCTCTGCTAATTTTCACCACTGAAATTTGCGCACTCTTCCCTCCCATCTGTAGATAGTGGTCTCTGGAGCTGTTAAAAGTACCTTGTTATATGCAGCAAGCTAAGGAAACTACAGGGATAATAGTCTAATGTcttttgaatatttttcatGTTTAATGGTATCCCAGGGCTTCACTTTTGTTTATAATGAACTCGTCAATGACACATCAgacaaattttctttttatcttAATCCGGACAAACTCATGGATTTTATTTTGCCTTTGAACAGATAGCCTCACTAGCAATCCGAAGTGGGAACGGACTCCTGTTAAAAGGGGGCAAGGAAGCTAGAAGATCAAATGCAATTCTACATAAGGTTAGATCATGTGAAATGTGAAGTAGCACAGTCCATTGTTTGTATTAGAAATTCTGACTTCTTTCCTTCGTTATTTCAGATAATCACATCCGCCATCCCAAAAGGTGTTGGTGAAGGCCTTATTGGACTAGTTACTTCTAGAGAAGAGATCCCTGAGTTGCTCAAggttttttatttatatagtggttaattattttaatatcttCTTTTTCATTGGTATAAATCCACAATATAAGAGTTGGAATTAAAGTTTAATGTTTATGGCAAAGCTGGATGATGTAATTGACCTTGTGATTCCGAGAGGGAGCAACAAACTTGTATCTCAAATTAAGGCGTCAACAAAGATTCCTGTTCTTGGACATGCTGGTAAAATATATATGTTCTACTTTTGTCGACTATTTTATTAACTCTCAGTGTATCATTGGTGAAGCAGTCATCAAATTTCTCATATTGGAAAACTATTGTGTGTTTTATTCCCAGATGGAATATGTCATGTGTATGTAGATAAGTCTGCTAATATGGACATGGCTAAGCAAATTGTTGTAGATGCAAAAACAGATTATCCTGCTGCCTGCAATGCGATGGTATGCTTCATTCTTAAAACTTTGTTATAAAAATTTCCAAGGCACAACTGGAAATTAGTATCTCCTTTGCTTTATAGGAAACATTGCTTGTTCACAAGGATCTTGTTCAGACTGGCGGTCTAAATGAGCTAATAGTGGAACTTCAAACCAAAGGTGGGCATCTCTTTAACATCCAACCACCCCATTCAAACTAACATAAAATTTTCTTTAGTCCTCTTTAAGGATGACGGGTCCTTAGCAGGTTATCTATTGATATTGAACAATACAAGATATGACTAAACGTGATATGCTGGATCATCATTagatttcaaaagaaaacagGCACTTGAGATGTTGGACCTGGCTTTAGTGATCTTGTTTTCTATTACTCCTATTTCTGATATTCACATTGTACATGCCTACTGTATGAGGTCATACCTTTTCCACAATGGTGGCAGAGTATTTGGAATATGGAGGGTTCAACGCTCTTTAGTTGTAAGCTTTTAGTTAGAATCACTAATCACATATTTTCCATTCGCATCTTCGGTAGCCAATGGTATAAAATTTTTTCCATGCATTGTAGTTGTTTTATAGCCCCTCGAATGAATTTGGTCTTTACAATACTagtataattatatatgtgtgtttcAGGAGTAAAAGTATTTGGTGGACCTCGAGCCAGCTCTTCACTGAGCATCCCCGAGGCACATTCATTACACCACGAGTATAGTTCTCTTGCTTGCACAGTTGAGATTGTGGATGATGTAAATGCTGCAATAGATCACATACATCAACATGGCAGGCATGTCAGCTTTTGATATCTTTCCAAATCATATTTGTGTTTGTATGTTTTTGTACTAATGTTGCTTTGTGAGAATGATATCTAATGCAGTGGAAACTCTCTTAACTGCAGTGCACATACAGACTGCATTGTAACTGAAGACAACGAGGTTGCTGAAGTCTTTTTGCGTCAAGTTGACAGGTAATTTCTTTGTCAAGTGTATAACATTCAGCAAtgttatttgaaaataaattccCAGTGATACCTGCTTCAGTGAACTTAACATGACCTGTTGACATTTTCCAGTGCTGCTGTGTTTCACAATGCAAGTACAAGATTCAGTGATGGCTTCCGCTTTGGATTAGGTGCAGAGGTATGTTCTCTATGCATGCTCAAGTAAAGcctaaataataaattataggaCATCAGCCTTATTTCATGTATTTATCTATCAGGTTGGTATTAGCACAAGTCGAATTCATGCCCGTGGTCCTGTAGGTGTTGAAGGATTGCTTACAACGCGATGGTATGTTTCTAATAATTGTGTTTGGCTGAACTTATAAACTCCTTAAATAGCTTATAACCTCTTAAAAAGTGTTTAGCAAAATAAGGTCCTAAACAATGTATAAACTCAATTATTCTAACACTTTGACCACTTACAAGCTTTTGACACATTATATCTTATAAAttattggagcttataagctctctaTGGTAAGCTTTAGCAAACACCCCCTTTCTTGTGCAAGAAAAAACATTTATTTCTTTCTTGTCAACTTGATATATTGCAAGTTTTGTCTGTAGAAAGCATAGGCCGTGTGACTGCAAATCGCCCTCGTTTATTCTCTCACCGTAAGTGTTGTGAGGTAAAACTTGATTGCTACTGCTATCTGATACAGGCTTGCAAGAGGAAAAGGACAAGTGGTAAACGGCGATAAAGGCATCGTGTATACTCACAAGGATATGAGCATACAAGCATGAGTTGGAGCAAAGTGAAGTAGTTGACGATAACATTGGCTGCAGCTGTCTCATTGATCATCTGCAAATAGGTGTAGATCATCACTTTGAGTCATGGAGAAAGAAAGCTGTCACCCTACTTCACTTCCCTTGAGAGTATTGTTTGtgtattattaatattaaacgAATGTCAAAAGTTGGTGCTCATATTTGGCGATAATAAGGAGTGATTTACTCGATCAGTATAAATTATTTGGCTATCATTCAAAGTAAATGTTCCCTTAATAgcttttataagttgttttaagtgttcaaataattgaattataAGTTGGAGAGAAAAGTATAATTAGAGGGATAAAAATTGAGAAGGGATGAAATTCAAAGTTGTATGCTGGAAATAAAGGATTATAATAAGagtatttttgtaaaatgattgctGTTTATAAGTTGTTGAAAATTATTTCTACCGCTCATAAATTGTTTGTGGACTTATTTTGACAACATTCTCTATAATATCGaatctcatttttcacttctcaaccGTCAATTGTCCTCTAACTTGTCTCACCTCTATCCCCATCTCGAGCTTTTCCATTTGATTTTGATTCATTACATCTTTCAATTAAATACATCTATGCTTGCGTGATTAGCTGTCGCATTTTGAATACAAAAATTTAGCTCCGCCATTGATCATACGAGCATAAATAGATTTATGACGCATACATTTTTGACacggaaattaaataaaataagactgTAGTATAAAAATATGTAAAGATATATGGACACatgtgtaaaagtgtgtaaaagAATTTCGCCCGTATAATTTCttgtgtaaaagtgtgtaaaggtatGTGGGCttaatgtaaaattattattaaaataaaaaatgagccATTTAACTTGGGACACCCTAAAATGAAATACCTGCcattaataatgggacggagggagtagtagaaTGCATGTTTATCCACAACTTCTGAAATTTGATCGTAATAAAATTCTTACCATAATGAGCCACGCTTCGCATTTATGTAAGGAATCTCGAGTGATGTTGTATCTCACAATACGAAATCATGCAAACTTAATAACACTGGATTAAGTTGAATTATTTGATGAATTATGGATTaagaagaaataaataaatgggaaGTAGGAGATCATCGCACCTGAATTGCATAGAGAATGAATGCTATCAAAGTTGTATGAACAAAGTTTTCCTAATTTCTAGTGGGAGCTGAATCCATGTGTAACACAGAAACCGCTTAGCAAAATTATTCCACCAAAGTTTCTCCATCTCCACACCACCTTATGCCTGGAGAAACTTGTGGAGTTTCTTCAGCCACTCTACATATTCTCTGGTGTCCTTGTCAATCATATACCCGTGCAAGAAATTGGTTGTGCTGGCCTTGACCCCTCTAATCTCCAGATACCGGTGGAGACCCTTCTGCAAATTCTCATCCAAATCCCTAAAAGCAACAAGAACAAACATGAGGCTCAATCCCTCAATCAACACATCActgatataatatatacttaCGTAAAGTCAGGCCCCTCATAAGCAATTTGGTCCTCAGAGTTTTCGGGATCTTTAACCGACAAGCTGTCAATCACAATCTCATCAGGACAAGCAGTGCAACCAAACTCAAGATAAGGTCCACCCCTCTTGGAGGTTTTGACAATCAACGGGAGTTGAGATTGGTTTGGGTCGTCCCCCTCTTCCTCATCACCGGTAACAAGGTTGGGCATGTAAACTTCGACACTTACGGTTTCACCTTGATACTCTCTGGTCAGCTTTATTGTTTCTGTTCCAACAtggttttcaattttaaaaggGAAGCCCTCTGGTACTTCCTCCTCGGCCTAATGGAAACAAGAACAAAGGGGTTTAGCTTTCAACAGGGAGAAAATAATCGGATCAAAGCAAACATATAGCTTCACAAAGATAATCTTCTCATGAGATTAGCACCATAAATCACAAAACCATCATAGTCTCGGGAATAATAGAATTTTCACAATAACTATTGAAAGTTGAAATATGGCAATAAAATACAGGAGTAAAGATCTTATTCTGAATAGTATCAACTCAAATTTTATGCTTAGTTGCTTCCAACAATAGTTTCTCATACTTGTTGCAACATGAGTGCCCCATACGTGTATAAAATCGAGTACAAATGTCAACAACATAAAATGAGGAACTAACGACCAAGAGGAAAGATTTCATAATCTTCTTGAAATGTTTATGTGAAATTGAGATACTTGCACATCTCAGAATGTAATCATAGAAGCACACGAgtaaatatatacacataacGAATTCTTAAGGCAAATTTGAAACTCTATGAAATTACAAAAACCATTTTTTTTCCTGAGAACCAGACAAACACCCATATTGTTGAAAgaaattgttttgttttttggtcAAGAATAACGATGAAAATCCCAGAGCTAATTATAAAGTGTCATTTCGACCTTCGGCGCAGAAGCAAGCGTGAAAACAAAACAGAGACGGAATATAGACCTCGGCCGCAAAGAGAGATTCGTTGGCGCATTCAATCTCGTAGTTGACGTTGTTGAGTAGCGACTCGTCGGGACTAATCTCGGTGGAATAGTGGTGGAGAAAAGACGGCAATGACCTCGGAAATGGGAGGTCCTTCAGGCAGCCGTTAACGGTGGCGGAGAGCGCTGAAGTGTAGTGGCGGTGGGAGCACCATCGAGTTCCGGCGGGAGCGCGGATGGCGAAAGGTACAAGTCTTGAAGCATTACGAACAAGGTTGTTAAGAGACATTATAGGGGTTAGGGTTTTAGGAGAGCAGCCTGCCAGTGCTCCTTTTATGCCTAATTGTAATTATTTACCCACTTTCTAAGAGCACAATGGTGAGCCCCAAGTTGGTGCACTATGGTGGTCCCTATTACTATTGCACCAACTCTTGACAATTGGAgatttacttttcattttttattacttttattcttgtttttaattaaatttcatattaaattggaaaatttaaatttcattaaatttaaaaattaattctacattgattgaaaattaaaattacaatacaATTAAATAAACGCAAAAACTTGTATGCGGGTGGCCGCATACCATGCGGTCACCCGCGTATTTatcgtgtatatatatatatatatatatatatatatatatatatatattttgagctTAAATCAACAAAATCATGTGGTGGTGCAGTGTATAAAGTGCCAATTTCGATTCGTGTGGTCAAGAGTTTGAAGCTCTTAAACCCCAGTTTCCCACTATTTCGATTttcaaccttttttttttttggttttatttctttttgttttttacatttttgtccttttcctgttttctttacttttttatcttttaaaatattatatttcttcatgtcaaaaattatattttattataatactccatccgttccacgaatcttgacacgtttggttttggcacgagaatttggtttcggcacgagaattagagaattgtagattagtgttttaattgtgtaggtaataaagtataaaagtgataaagtaggagatgaaatatgataaagtagaagaaagAAGGTAAGAGAGAGAAGATATTAGttgttactatatttagaaacgtgtcaagatttgtgggacggccaaaaaaggaatatatgtcaagattcgtgggacgaagggagtaataattattttgaataaagtataaataaataaatactagaataaaaaaataatcaaataattattcaagtaatcattgtcgtaaggaaaagtaactattgatatgatgtaATGTAATGTTTGTAAATTATTGCATTTTTTCActataattgttacttttatttatgagaatttttacTTTTAGCTATttgttcaaataaatatttttgtaagtaaGTAGTTATTGATgcgaagaaaagtaatgttattttcactCGTTAATACTTTTAATCTTaactatttggtcaaataattattatcgtaacaaaaaataattattgttacaatgaaatataaggtttctaaattattacatttgttcacgataattctTACTTttattcaagtaatcattgtcgtaagaaaaagtaactaTTAAGATGATGtaatgtaatatttctaaattattacatttgttcacaataattggtacttttatttataagaatttgtacttttagttatttgttaaaataagtatttttgtaagtaaaagtagttattgatgtaaagaaaagtaatgttattttcactcgttaatacttttattctttattcattatttaaggtttagtattcaagggttagggtttactattcaaggtttaggggtaatacttatattcacataagtatacatttaagtatgaaaatgtatatcttaggataaataaaagtgaatattTCCATTAGGgagtaaatatttccatttgggtttattattgaatagctagggtttagtattcagtgtttagagtttagtattccctatttagagtttagtattccgtgtttaggtttaaaaaatattgaatgatggttaatacttatattcacgtaagtatacatttatgcatggaaatgtatatcttaggataaataaaagtaaatattgtcatttgggtttattattgaatggttagggtttagtattcagtgtttatagggtttagtattccctatttagggtttagtattcagtgtttagggtttacaaatattgaatgataggtaatacttatattcacataagtatttatttatgcacatgataaataaaagtgaatatttccataagggtttagtattcattatttagggtttaatattcaagGGTTAGAGTTTAGTATTCACTCTTTAGGATTTAGTATTAagtgtttaggttttaaaaatactagtattattcccgtgcgatgcacggtgatacttatttaattaaaatagtaaaaaaattatatttttagaatattatatttagaaaataaaattctataaattacttatatttttatataaaatagctctaataaGGATAGCAAcattaaaatgaagatgaaactATTTTATAGTTTGAGGCTTATCAAATAATTGACTaagatcttgacaaaacctttttatctaatgattattattatctatttaaaatttccaccaaaatatatagatatttttctttcaaattttctattagtcttgaaagggtttttagaacttttaattactttataCTGATTTGGCtttcacaacatatttttttgaggcgttaattgactgtaaatccacaaattattagtgaattttggtattttttcaactatataaagttgTTATATAAATAcactgaattttaatttcgtccaaATCAAAACCATACATggaaaaattaaagatgatataatatatacacattatattaaaaataacttatacaaaatttatactgaaatatatacagtactaatatatatatatatatatgtgtgtgtgtgtgtgtgtgtgtgtgtgtgtgtgtgtgtgtgtgtgtgcgcgtgtGTGTATGTGAGtggtaatatattatatttaatgcacttttttatttttagtgaatatatagtttaattttaaaatttgtatttagataaaataataatacaaccTAGAAACTATGAAAATGACTTAATGGAAAATCATTAATTGGAGAACAATTATCGatctttcattaaaaataaaaaataaaagtagattgaagagtttaattttgtattagcacatcatttaaatttattgaaattgcatacattttattttgaaaaaactatgaaaatgtgataaattatatcaatagaaaaaattataacaaacaAATATCTGTATAATCTAGAGTAGAcgtaatgaataaaaaaaattagaaataaaaaattatatccaTAAATAGTATGGTGATTTTTGgctggaatatatatatatatatatatatatatatatatatatataatatagaaaattttctatatagtttctaaaaattacaataaaaaaattaattctaaaaatagtaaagtgatTTTGGCGGGAAAATATAATTATAGATAGATATAGATAGATTGAATGATGggtaatacttatatttttaactATTTGGCCAAGTATTTATTGTcatataaaaagtaattattattacaatgaaatgtaacgTTTCTAGataattacatttgttcacgataattgttacttttattcttaaaagtttatatttttagttattcaatcaaataattattattgtacgaaaaaagtaatcattgatatgtataaaagtaatgttatttttactcgttagaacttgtaattttgtatatttggtcAAATGACCATTGTCGTaaaaaaaagtaactattgatttgaagaaaagtaatgtttcaaaaacattacatttttccctaaaaaaaatttacatttcttcatgtcattaattttatgatttagggtttagaatttagaaaatataatactttatattgaatgaaaggtaaatattatattaacatatatatacatttgtgctaacaaatgtatattttatacttattaaaagtaaatattcctattagagtttaggatttagtgtttagaGTTTAGcgttttaaaatataatattttattgctttcattaTAAAGAAATATCTCGTGGTTCAAGCCTCAAGTGCTAGGAAAAagtaataaatgaaataaaaaactacaaaaaaagaACCAAAAAAGAAGCAAGTAAAAAAgcacagaaaaataaataaataaataaataaataaataaataaaccccaaaaaagaagcaagaaaacaaaaaagcacaaaaaaaaagaaccaaaaagaagctaagtaaaaaagcacaaaaaaaaagtaaataaaaaaaaaaacgccaaaaaagaagcaagaaaacgaaaaagtgaaaaatatggGGGAATTGAGTTTTGCACTCGTAAACCTTTGAGATAAGAAGGGTGCACATAACCACTGCACCACACAACATTATTGATTTCATTTATGAAACTCtgaaatataatatttcaatTCGGGTCGGGTCAAGGCGGACTCGACCCAGCCGCATACTATGCGGGAGTCCGCACACAATTCCATCCCttaaataaaatcctaaattacttaaaattttaaaaaaactcTCTAAAATCTATGGAATATTGTTGCATTGCTTGATTTCCGCCATCTTGGCCAAGTGAAATGCCAACtcgtcgggattcatttgagaggtgtccctactcatcaacatgctatcggcgaggtcGTGTTGAGTTTGGGAGAATACTCCCATAGCTTTCACCATCTCCGCCATGTACCCAAGAGCTCGAGTATTTTCCTCCGACGTCTCCGCATTCTTCTTGCCTTTTTCTTTGTCTCTCTTCACCGCATTTTGCCCTTGGGGCCGTGTGGAGATACTTTGGTCGCTAGAAGTCGTTGTGCCGTGACTGTCCGAGCCCTTCGAGCGTTTATCCGAGTGGACATCCTCGCCGATGCTTGCGAATTTCTTGGACTCGCGCAATACCTTCCATGCATACGCATACCTGAACTTAGCACGAAATTCGGCAATCCACATTTTTTCTGTTTGCTCGATGATTTGATCATCATTCATGCCGGATGCCCAATTACTGCGGCACTTTTTGTACAAGGCCTTCCACCTCTTGCAGTCATTCGCCACGCGTTGAAAGTGTGACTTGATTTGTTTGATATCGCGTGTAATAGCTCATTGGGGCCTTTGAGCATTGTAGGTTGTGCAGATGGCGCCCCAATACTCCTTTGAGTTTTGATCGGTCCCCACCACAGAGTCGTGAGTGTGCTCGAGATACAAACAACATATGAGTATCGTTTCCAACAGATAGCAGTTACCACGTTGTTTGGTGGTCGCcggcatagaagcaatctcctTCACGTCGGGCTCGGGGCCAGCCGCCGCGACAAATCGAGCGTTCAAATTAGTGGCCGCTTGAAAGACATTTGATTCTTGCGTGAACGGCGAGAATCCTTGGCCGAATGCATTTGATTCGCCGAAAGATGGATTTTGGGGGTGTTCACGTCAATAATTTCTCCAATAACCTTCCATGGTTTTGTGAGAAAATAAAGTATAGAAGATGGAGAATAATAGTAGTAAGAGATGAAGTAAAACAAATAGGGAGTGAATGAACATATTTATAGaagaaaataaggaaaaaataaaaggaaaaaatggcAACGGCAAAAAAAAGGTCACAAAGCCAACGTCTCTCTGCCAgttcttgtttgattttttgattttttttaaatgtaaaacgCTGAAAATAGGGAGGTTGCGACACGCGCTGCCCTTTGCACCCGACGCGCTGGAGTGCATCGGTGCTCTGCACCGGCGGTGCGGAAGAGGGGGGCTCGCACCGGCTAGCGAGCCCCCATTGCTGATGCTCTAAGGGTTGGTCTCCTATGCAGTCAACTGTCAACCGCACCCCATGTGATGGGTTGGGTCCGTCTTGATCCGACCCAAATTGAAGacgttatatttttattttcacagttaaaaataaaatgaaagaggCTTGATGCACCAACTTTTGCTTGTGCCTCACGTCTATATTAACCCCAAGGTCACGAGGTTCCAAACCTAGTGGATGCATTTTGAGAACTCtttttttaattcttcttttttcctctttttgttTTCCCTCTTTTTTCTTGCGatttctcctcttttttttgtttttttatatatgcgttttttttttgtttttttgttttaatttttttttctttctttttttgattttttacaatgttttttttattttgttttgtttgtatttaatttatttttatattattctaaGATTATACGGAACATTTATCCGGATGAAGCTTCTCTTCTCTCTGCGTGTGAAACCCTAGCTCGCCGTTTTTGTTTTCATGGCTACCGATCAACTGGACAGGTCGGCCCTCAACCTTCCGGTGATCTCAAATAACTTTTCTCGCTTGTCTCCACCTAGGAACTTCATCCCGGGGAACCCTAGTTCCATACCTTCGATGCCTACGTCTTTCCCTTCGAGGTCGGAGGCCGGTACTTCTACTGTTGTGGTTTCTGCTGCTACCAGAACTTCTACGTCGATGGATCAAGGCACTAGGGTTATCgctaaccctaaccctagtgTTGTGACGGGCCGCGATAACGGAGATGGAAACCCTAAACCTGCGTACGCAGAAGTTGCTGCTCCAAAAGGTAGGAAGCCTGATGTCCCTGCGCACCGCTTTCAAGCTTTTTCACACAAGAAGGAAGGAGATATTGTGACCATCTCCATTCCACAGGAGTTTTACCAGAAACAAGTTGCTTCCTTTCAATATGCTCTTATTGGACGTATGATTCTGCGGAAAGGAGATAAGCCGAAGCCTATTGCGGAAATCAAAAAAGAGTTGCAACTTATTTGGAAAGTTTCTGATTGGCAGTGCATTCCTATGGGGAAAGGGTTTTTCACGATGAAATTTAAGTGCATGGAGGATAAGAAGATAGCGAAATCAAAATCGGTGATTGAGCTGTCCTCTGGCTATGTTAGACTCAGAGAATGGACAAAATTCTTTGATCCTTACAAGGAGTCGTCTTCGCTGGCACAAATTTGGGTTCGGATCTACAATCTGCCTTTGGAGTTTTGGCATCCGGAAGTCATTGCTGTGGTTGGGCGTGCGGTCGGACATCCTATACGTATGGATAGTTGCTCGGCTTCGGCGGAAGTTGGGCATTTTGCGCGTATTCTGATCGAAGTTGATCTTGCCTTGCCCCTTCTTGATGGGGTTTATTTGGATGAAGGAACTTCATCCTGTTTTGTTGAATTTAGCTATGAATCTATACCGTCGTTTTGTTCTCGTTGCAGAATCACTGGGCACACGGCGGATAAGTGCAAAAGGAAACTGAAGGCTCGTCCAAATATTGTGGAGGGTCAAAAGCGGACAGATAAGGTTTCCATACCTTCATGGCAGCCGAAGGAGATGACAGAGGAGGTCGTGGATGTCAATGAGGAAACGAATAAGGAAAACAATGATGTGGACACTAATATTCCCTCGTACATAGAAAGGGATGATGCGGAGCAAAACCCTCCTGTGGTTGCTACTCTTTCGACCAAAGACAAGGAGGATGCTGGGAAGTTTTCTAGCCCCCAATCGAATCGGTTCAATGCTCTAACTAGTCTTCAAGATGAGGAGAAGGAGCAGAGAGTTTGTTCGAGTGAAGGGACAGAACGGGGGGTTTTAAGTACTATGCCTGGTCCGAATCTGCTGGCTTTGGTTACCATACCAGCGGACACCTCGCAGCCTTCTCAATCTGAAGAACCTACAGACAATGTTGCTGATCTGAGCGCTGGTTCGGAGAAGCGGGATCAGTTGACAAGCGACGAGGATTTGAAAGTTATAGCAGCTGAGCAGGCGTTGAAAATTCAAAGATTGGAGAATTACATTAATGCTCGAGAGGCTAGAGAGGCGGAGGAGGAAACAATAGGGCATGTCAAAAAAGGACGGGGGAGACCCCCAGGTACAGGAAGGGGGAGAGGAATTCGTCCTTCAATTTCTCAGGTTGCGGAAGAAAGTATAAAACATCGTTTGAGGCAGAAG includes these proteins:
- the LOC131019537 gene encoding uncharacterized protein At2g39795, mitochondrial-like, producing the protein MSLNNLVRNASRLVPFAIRAPAGTRWCSHRHYTSALSATVNGCLKDLPFPRSLPSFLHHYSTEISPDESLLNNVNYEIECANESLFAAEAEEEVPEGFPFKIENHVGTETIKLTREYQGETVSVEVYMPNLVTGDEEEGDDPNQSQLPLIVKTSKRGGPYLEFGCTACPDEIVIDSLSVKDPENSEDQIAYEGPDFTDLDENLQKGLHRYLEIRGVKASTTNFLHGYMIDKDTREYVEWLKKLHKFLQA